The window GAGGCGTTGCCGGGCTCGGCCTCGACGATCGGCTCGAGCAGCCGGGCAGCCCCGGTCGGGTCACCGGCCTCGAAGAACATGGTCGCCCGCCGGTACTCGGCCAGAAGGTCCATCCGACCCACCCCCTCGTGTCGCGCCACTGTCCCGACGCTGGCACAACATCAGCCGTACCGCGACTGTTCCCGGGGCGGGAACCGCGCGGGCCGGGGTCAGGTGGGGGCGCCGTGCCGGCCGGCGGCCAGCTCCCAGGCGCGTACGCCGCCGACGATGCCGGCGGTGTTGGGCACCACCACCACGTCGTCGCCCATCCGCACGAGCTGCTCGGGGCGGATCAGCCGGGAGTTGCCGCCGCCCAGGTAGAGCCGGTCCCAGCGGAACACCGGGCGCAGCCCGTCCACGACCTGGCGGATGCGGCGGGACCAGAACGCGTCCCCGAGCCGGCGCCGCTCCGGCTCCCCCACGTACGTGTCGTAGGTGGTGTTCCAGCGCACCGGGGCGTGGGACAGCTCCAGGTGCGGGGCGAGCACCCCGCCGTCGAAGAGCGCGCTGCCCAGCCCGGTGCCGAGGGTCAGCACCAGCTCGCAGCCGGTCCCGGCGACCACGCCGGCGCCGTGCACCTCGGCGTCGTTGAGCACCAGCGCGGGCACGCCGAACGCCTCGGCGAGCGCGGTCCGCGCGTCGTACCCGGACCACTGGGCGACCAGGCCCGGGTCGACCTTCGACCGGGGGCCGGAGCGGGTCACGTAGTGCGGGGTGGCGACCACCACCCCGTGCCGGATCATGCCCGGCAGGCCGACGGTGAGCCGGTCCGCCGTGGGCAGCCGGCCGGCGAGGTCCAGCAGCGTCTTCACGAAGAGCGCCGGCGGCAGGGGGTACGGCGTGGGCACCCGCAGCGGCCGGGCGCGCATCGTGCCCGCCTCGTCCAGCACGGATGCCTTGATCCCGCCGCCGCCACAGTCGATCGCCAGAGTGGTCACCACCCGAGCAGTGTGCCGCGCGCGTGCCGGGGCGTGGAGCAAGGGTGGGTGACCGGGGCGGGATAGGGTCGGGCACTGATGAGCGCGACGATGATCGTCAAGGGGCTGGCCGCGGGGCACGGGGACCGGGCACTGTTCGCCGGGCTGGACCTGGTGGTCGCACCGGGGGACGTGGTGGGGCTGGTCGGGCCGAACGGGGCCGGCAAGTCGACGCTGCTGCGTACCCTCGCCGGACTGCTGCCGGTGGAGGCCGGCAGCGTGACGCTCAGCCCGCCCACGGCGAGCGTCGGGCACCTGCCGCAGGAGCCCGAGCGGCGGCCCGGCGAGACCGTGCGGGACTTCCTGGCCCGGCGCACCGGCGTCACCG is drawn from Micromonospora sp. NBC_01740 and contains these coding sequences:
- a CDS encoding ROK family protein, yielding MVTTLAIDCGGGGIKASVLDEAGTMRARPLRVPTPYPLPPALFVKTLLDLAGRLPTADRLTVGLPGMIRHGVVVATPHYVTRSGPRSKVDPGLVAQWSGYDARTALAEAFGVPALVLNDAEVHGAGVVAGTGCELVLTLGTGLGSALFDGGVLAPHLELSHAPVRWNTTYDTYVGEPERRRLGDAFWSRRIRQVVDGLRPVFRWDRLYLGGGNSRLIRPEQLVRMGDDVVVVPNTAGIVGGVRAWELAAGRHGAPT